Genomic DNA from Solanum dulcamara chromosome 4, daSolDulc1.2, whole genome shotgun sequence:
ttcTCTCCTGTTGTGAAAATGTCTTCTATTCGCATGGTTCTAGGTTTAGCTGCAAGTCTAGATTTAGAGGTTGAGCAGATGGATGTCAAGACTGCTTTTCTTCATGgtgatttagaagaagaaatttacatggagcAGCCTGAAGGTTTCGtggttaaagaaaaagaaaactatgTCTGCAAATTAAGAAAGAGCTTATACGGCTTAAAACAAGCTCCAAGGCAGTGGTACTTAAAGTTTGAATCTGTCATCGAAAATCAAGGATACAAGAAAACTTCTTCAGATCATTGTGTATTCTTTCAAAAGTTCtctgatgatgattttattatcttactactttatgtggatgatatgttgattatTGGCAAAAATAAATCTAGAATTGTATTCCTTAAGAAGAAGTTGAGCAAATCATTTGCAATGAAGGACTTGGGGCCagcaaagaaaattttaggcaTACAAATTCATCGAGACAGAAAGAAGAAGGAGTTATCATTATCCCAAAAGCAGTACATTGAGAAGGTACTCAAGAGATTCAATATGACAGAAGCAAAAGTGGTTAGTACTCCTCTTGCTAAACATTTTAAGTTGAGTACGATCCAGAGTCCATCTACTAATgaagagaagaaggagatgTCATGTATTCCATACTCTTCTGCAGTTGGTAGTCTGATGTATGCTATGGTTTGCACTAGACCAGATATTGCATATGCTGTTGGTACTGTTAGCAGATTTCTTTCTAATCCTGGAAAAGAACATTGGAATGCAGTGAAATGGATACTAAGATATTTGAAGGGCACTTCAAATATGGAGTTGTGCTTTGGTAGTGGCAAGCCTGAACTTGTATGTTACACAGACTCTGATTTGGGAGGCAATCTTGACAATTCAAAATCCACTTCTGGTTATTTGATCACTTTTGCAGGGGGAGCTATTTCCTGGCAATCTAGACTACAGAAGTGCATAGCTCTATCCACCACAGAAGCCGAATACATTGCTATCACTGAAGGTGCCAAAGAATTACTTTGGATAAAGGAATTTATGAAAGATCTTGACTTTGAACAGTCAAGGTTCGTCTTATTCTGTGATAATCAGAGTGCTATTTATCTCACCAAGCACTCCACCTTTCATTGTAAGTCCAAGCATATTAGTAGAAAGTATCATTGGATTAGAATGGCCGTGGAAGAGAAATTATTTGAGGTTGAGAAGATACACACTCATGAAAATCCTTCAGATATGCTTACTAAAGTGGTAATCGCAGAAAAACAGGAGTTTTGTAGAACAGCGGCAGGCATAAAGCCTGTCAAGAGTTCCTCCACTTGAAGCCCATTTGGCCCCTTGGCTGGAGGGGGAGTTTGTTGGGCTATGACCCATGTTCCAGCCAAAGGCCCATGGCCTAATCCTATTTGTAAAAGGATTTgaataattctcctaatttggttTCCAATTCTATTTGGAAAAGAATTGGAATTATAATCCTAATTGGAGTTGGTTTTGGCTTTAGGAAAAAGTACCactctataaataggatgatttgagagaattatgtaattgctcattggtagtgtctttgagagacattaggcatataagagaggtttttgagagagctttcaacaagagagaagagagaagaaaagagtgTTTTCCGCAAGAGTTTTGTCTCTCCGATCATCAACCTTCAAACTACGTTTACCGATTCATTAACCGTTGGATCGGGCTGAAATTTTTACTGAGTGTTCCTAACATCTTAGTGTTTGATTTGAACGGTGGAGATCGGATTTGGAGGTCAGAAACATCCCAATTTAGCTCCCGAACAGTAGCTCTATTTTGGGTGATTTTCTTTCTATTACCTTTGTTGTTATAGCTATTACTTCTCCTTACTTGGCAATTGTTGTGTAGCCATTTAGGAGAATATTTGTAACCCTCTTATTGTTATAGTGGAGCAATTCGGATTTTGAAGATCCCGTGGTTGTTACCTTCAATTTGAAAGGTTTTTCCACGTTAAATTtggtattatttattttctctgtttttggGTTTGTGTTCTTCCGTCATAACAATTAGCTCGTCTAGGaggaatcaaatcaaaattgatgattttaaacGAATTGGCGTTGATTATTTCAAGAAGAATCCATGGATTGACAAAAGAGGAAAGCCAGTAAAAGTGAAGAAATTTCACTTACTGGATAGTAAGGATAGCCTTCAGCAATCCACTACATCCCATTATTAAAGGTTAGCTTTGCATAGTAAAAAAGAGAAAGACCCCGATAGGCAGGAGCGATGTATAATAAAAGAATACAGAGGTGTTTATGAATGCTGTCTTCAGCATTGATGGCCTACCACTAGCTAAGTTTATAGTTTTAACATGTTTCAGATATTAGAGTGGGCAAACTTGATACTTTGGCAACATTTGCAAGCCCAGCAAAAAAACTTAGAAAGAAGGATCAATCACGTCATTCGAGTAGCTGAACTCTAAGAACCTTACATGTTCTTTAAAGGAATGTGAGTTTATAATTCGATGTCCCTTCCTTTCTTCCTCTTAGTtctatgttcatattgatttagACACCCTTGATGTTTGAACGAACATCTGTATACTTGTTCATGTTTGATATTCTAACACCATTCGTGCTTGATTTCTAGCAGTTTCGATGATACGAATACTGAAATGTTGCGAATGGCAACGAGAGAAAGTAATGGAGATGATACATTTAATTTTGATCCAACGATCATTCATTGGGAAAATTACTTACAGGAAACTCACATTCCGGGATTGGTGAAGTACGTTTTCTAAGATGGTAGAATTATATGTGAAAACAAAGGAGGTTCTCCACTTCCAAATAAAATGCTGTGTTGCTGCTTGAATTCCATTATGTTGTTTTTAAATCAGTTCAAGAAACTATTATATGTAATAATATTGAAGGAATACTTTTATATATGTTACTTCCTTAATCAGAATAATCTATTACTAATTAGAAAACAACTAAAGAAAATTTGTTCCAATACTTATTTATGCATTTATAATCCAACCCAGTAGTCCAAATTGAAGCAATGGATAATTAGTGGAAACATGTGTTAAGAAGGATGAACCTTGTTGGAGTGAGAAGAAATTGCTTTAATAGCAGATTTCATTGAAGCAGCAGCAGAGTTAACAGCACTTTCAATATACTTTTTTGCAGCAGTTGTAGCCACTTTCTCCATAAGTTTCCCCATATTTCTAGCTCTTTCAGCAACACCTACAAGGCTATCATACTCAGATTTAACCATCTGATTCATTTCCTCTTCGAATCGGCGGAATTCATCCATGGCATCTTCCATTGCAGTGTTAAGATGATCCTCTGCTTCTTTCATGTAATTCTCAGCTTCTTCGACTTGTTTTTCTTGATCCAATTCCATCGCTGCCCAAGCCTTGTAAGCCTCCACTTCAAACAGCTTCATCAGATCATCTTCTATAGCGTAAGGATCGAAGTTCTTGTCACACAGAGCCTGCTCTGAAAGAATGGCGAATTGAGCAAAAAGAGACTCCATTCTAGGAGTATGTATTTCTTCTTGAATttggaaatggagaaaaatGCTGTCTAAggaatttatttattcttttggatttgataAACAGGAACACCAATTTGGTAAAGGAATGGTAGATGAGGGCCCTTGAAAGCACACCAACGGTTAAGTTGAATTTTATACaactagtaatttttatttttttacgaAACAAAGACGATAGAGTAAATttgttaataatgaaaaaatgtGTGGGAGGTAGTGGAGTGGCCCACAAGTGTAGCGTATTGTCAAAGCCATCAATCCTCACATCCTATGCTGGGACAATTTTGTGGCTAAGTCTGACtcattattgttcttattcGAGGTGGCTCAAAAAATTACTATGGTTTACGTACAGATAATTGAAATCGAATAAATGCTCGTTGCCCTAAGCTCTTGTCAACATTACATCACGCAGCTGAATCATTGAATGCTTTAACATTTTGATTCAAGAAAAAGGAATTACGGCTATAAATACTTCCACCAATTAGTTTATAAAATATACattgataatatatataattttagagTTCTCCTTTATCAgttattcttcaatttaaattcaaaaaggGACTCAAATCCCCTACCATATATATAAACTAGAAATGAAAATGTTTTAGCCTAAATCAATTatgcaaaaacaaaaaattgaaaaaaattatatgacaCAATTAACTTATACACTATATTTATCATAcataaatactatatttttataaaattatgattcGTAGCTATAATTTTATTCTATAGCAAATACCTTTTCtgaattaaaatcaaatcaaatttttgCGAGTATTACGTGAAATTAAATTGTATTTTCTCCGGCGAATTTAACTTCCACTTCTTCTTGAAGCAAGTTCAAGAtatacaattttaaaaaaagaaaataaaaagaactcCATGGAAGGGGTTGTTTACGATCTCTCCCCGTGAAGAAAGTAACAAAAATTCTATTTGGTAGTCCGATACTTGGAAGAATAAACTCCATTGGAAGCTTTGCGAGAAAGCTTTAAAGCTTAAGTTCAAATTGCTAGTTTCCAAAATAgttaaagggcagcccggtgcacttaagctcccgctatgcgcagggtccggggaagggcccgaccacaagggtctattgtacgcagccttgctgtttccaaggcttgaacccgtgacctcctggtcacatgacagcaactttaccagttacttcAAGGCTCCCTAAGTAGTTTCCAAAAtagttattaattttaaatggtTGTTACTTTAAAAGTTTGAGGAGAAGTTCATGTCTCAAATTTAACGGATTTTACTGCAGATTTGAGGTGGATTCAAAGGTTAAAGGTAAACAATTGTCTCAAAAAGCTACGTATATAGAAGCTGCTGTCAACTCAATGAAATTTGCTATTAAAGCAATTTCTTCTCACTCTAAAAAGGTTCATCCTTCTAAATACATCTCTCACTAATTTATCCATTTCTTCAATTTGGACTACACTTCTAAATTAATGTGTCTCTAAAATCTTGTTATATTTTCTGATAAAGGCAGTAATAAATGTGTAATTATTAATGTAATACTCAAATAGCATCAAAAGAATATAATTacatactccctccatttcaaaataattgaaatgttggaatatgacacacatcttaagaaaaaaaaaaagaagatataaattagtcatgtttttttatttttgacctTTTCAAATTCCATGCTAACTTATAATActcatttaatttaattattttaaatagtgaacaatttaattattttaaacactaaaataattttgaaggcTATCCATAGTATCCGGTAAGTGAGATTTCTTCACTTTTACTGGCTTTCCTCTTTTGTCAATCCATGGATTCTTCTTGAAATAATCAACGCCAATTCGtataaaatcatcaattttgatttgattcctCCTAGACGAGCTAATATGGTAAACAGCTGTACGGGAAGATGGATTTCGATGGACTGCCATAGCCGCAATGATTGAGTTCACAACCATATCGGCTGGAATCTAGACAAAATGGACATTAAGGAATTAGTAAATGCTTAGAAACTCAAAATGTATGTAGATGAACTGATTTATACCAGCTGATATAAGgcatacactatatatatacatactgaCTCACATACCACATCTGTTATGGTTTCTCTGCCACCCATTGCAACTTCCTGTTTTCCTTTACCATAGCTAACAATGAACGTGTCCATGGTTCTGTGGGAAGGAAGAAGCAGATTATATTGGTTTACTAATAAGAATTACTCTTCTTTAATTTCCTTGCGTGCATAAATGGTACTATAATTATTACGTACCTCATTCCTTCAATCCATCCGGGGAATGGCTCCTTGTAGGTGCTCGATATAATTGTTGGCCGTAGAATTATGAGTTGGAGATCCTCCTTGAGGTGTACCAAAAGCATCTCTCCCATTGATTTTGTGAATGAGCATGTGTTCGGTCATCCATGTAGCCTTGCCCTGAAGaatcatatatacatacttGTCTTGAATGAACCCTATAAAAGAAGAGGATATATTGATTGATGAGTGCTGAGATAGATTGATTTTATGAATCGTTTTACCTCTCAATACCTAGAGCTCTCATGGCTAATGTAACTTCTTTTTCTCTGGCATTCCTATCTTGAAGGTCCTTTAGTGCCTCCTCTACCAACTTTTTCTCCACGTCTATCTCTAAATGAGAGCTTCCATTAAGCGTCTCACCATAGCTCAATGGCTTCTCTAGTATCAATTCTTCCTTTTCCCCACAAACATAGGCTGAAAATAACCAGTCCTTGTGCTAAAGTTAATACCCTCAAAGAAGTCACATGATAATGAAATTTGGTTAAGcacgtatatatatgatggaGCTGACCTGTGCTTACATGGAGAAGCATCATAAGTTTTGAACACTGCTTGGCTAATTTGAGAACATGCATGGCACCCAATACATTGGTGCTTATTGCAGTATCATATCTGCAAAAATATGGAATTAACCTTTTCGTTTTAATTaaggaaaaataatttcatGCTATATCTACCTTTCATCAAATCTAGTTGTTGCAGCTGAGTTTACAATTATGCCTATTTCTCTGCACATCTCATCTTTTAGCTCAGAATTTATCCCCAAACTATCACAAGCTATATCCCCTTCAACAGGGAAAACCTTGTCTTCTAGAAAGCCATGTAGGTTGGCGCCCAACTTCTCCCTCAGAACTCCAAGCAGATCAGTTTTTATAACCTGCACTTTAACATCATATTGAACAGTGAACTCTGATAATCTTGAATTCTGATGTGGTAATGCATGACTACGGACGGGTAGTCTAATGTGCTGGAGCAGGGAGAGTTTGGTAGTATATACCTCGTTGTTGAAGCTTTGTTTAGCTGAATTTGAACCTGGAGCTCTTATTAGCAAGTAGAGCTTCTCCACATTTGGTTGGACTCTGAGTATCTTCTCGGAGAGAACTACAAGAATTTACAATAGAAGCagtagtaatactaatattgtTCACAAAGCACTATTAATGCAACCTAAAGGAGAGACAGTGAAAGTACTCTTTGCTAGGTAGCCTGTTACACCAGTGATGAAAATGGTCTTACCCTCGAGAAACTCCTCAATGCAGCACGATTCCATTGATGAAGAATGTGAGCTAGAGGTGAAGTAAATTAACACGATTAAATTCTTACAGTAAATATCTATACATTAGATATTATCATGTTGCAAGTACTGGAAACAATGTATTGCAGGGAAATTATACATACTGGAAAAATGAGTGTTGCATTTTCACATATACAAAATCACCTGAATTTTCAGGTAGATACCAATATTCAACCAGAAAGTAAATGTAGCCAATCTTGTGCAGTAGCAGTTGTAGTTCTGTCCAAATATTTATAGTGAATTACCAAAGTCTTATCTCAAAGATAGGCAGTactagcttttttttttttgggtttctcatcTGCCGTCTGGTAATCACTTTGGGGATCGACTAATCTGGATTTACGCCAGAAAGTGGGTAAAATGCTTCCTACCAAAGGTGACTCCATATTGAGGGCTCCAACCCAAGATCCGACCTTTggttaaaaataaagaagtatTTATCACTCCGTCACAACCTTAGGTGTGGCAGTACTAGTTTTAGTTAGGTGCAGCTCAATACTGGAGCTAGCTAAGTGGCCTATAGAGTTGTCTTTCTGAGAtgctaaattttatttttcttgagaCATTGTTGATCCTCTTAGATAAGATTTTATCACTTTTTAATCTTGAAAAGATTTTTTTAGTTGAGTTTACTGTTACAAAATCTGTTCATATTATCTTATAAGCAATATATTAATTGAAGTATTTCTATATATGTCTTACTTATAACAATTTCTGTTAACAACTTTAATTA
This window encodes:
- the LOC129885842 gene encoding uncharacterized protein LOC129885842; this translates as MESLFAQFAILSEQALCDKNFDPYAIEDDLMKLFEVEAYKAWAAMELDQEKQVEEAENYMKEAEDHLNTAMEDAMDEFRRFEEEMNQMVKSEYDSLVGVAERARNMGKLMEKVATTAAKKYIESAVNSAAASMKSAIKAISSHSNKVHPS